The Amycolatopsis sp. NBC_01480 genome segment CGCTCATCTCGGCGCGGTCCAGCTTCAGGTCGTGTTTGTCTTCGTAGACGGCGTGTTCTTCGATCAGCGCGCAGATTTCTTCGGCGTCTTCGAACACGGCTTCGCGGACGGGCATCGGTGAGCAGCCCCTTTCTGTCGGTGGTCGCGCGTTACTGATCCGACCGGAAGCAGGCGGATACGGTCTGCAGCCGGTCTGCTTGTAGGGACCCGTTTCCGCCGTAGCTGTAGTCGGATTGGTAACGAACGGCACAGTATCGTGCTGGCATGACTCCGCAGGAGCGGTTCGAGGACCTGATCGACGAGATGCTGGGCGCCGAAGGCGTCACCCCGCCCACGCCGGGGCGCGGGTTCGGTTCGCACGCCCTCCGGGTGGACAACCGGATCTTCGCCATGTTCGTCCGCGGGCACCTCGTGGTGAAACTGCCGCGGCACCGCGTCGACACGTTGGTCGGTGAGGGCCACGGGATCCGCTTCGACGCCAACAAAGGAACGCCGATGAAGGAGTGGTTCACCCTCGACACCGAATCTTCGTACCAGTGGGAAGCGCTCGCTCGCGAGGCGCTGACGTTTGTCGGCGGGAGGTGAGGAATGGCGGAGTGATTCATGGGGCGCCCAGTCATGAGGCCTCGTAACGCAGTTCGCCGTCGATTGCCGTGGCGAGGACGCGGAGATCGTCCATTCCGGACTCGTCCAGGGGATTGCCGGAGAGTACGGCGAAGTCGGCCAGCTTGCCGGGTTCCAGGGTGCCGAGGCGGTCTTCGGCGAAGGTCGCGTACGCCGAGCCGTACGTGTACGCGCGCAGGGCCTCCGCGGGGGTGATCGCTTCCTCCGGGGAGAACGGCGCGCCCGAAGAGGTCCGGCGGCGCACCATGTCGGCCAGGCCGAGCAGCGGGGCGCCGTTGACCACGGGGCGGTCGGAGCTGGCGGGCAGGACGACTCCGGCGTCGAGGACGCTGCGCAGCCGGTAGCACCACGGCACACGGTGCTCGCCGAGGGCTGCTCGCATGCCGTCGCCGAGTTCGTTCACGAAGCGGCCCTGAGGGGAGGCGATCAGGCCCAGGGAGGCCAGCCGCGTCAGCTCGGCGGGTTGAAGCACCGCGCAGTGCTCGATGCGGTGACGGTGGTCTGCGCGTGGCGAAGCGGCCAGGGCGGCTTCGTACGCGTCGAGCACCACTGTCACGGCGCGGTCGCCGATGGCGTGCGTCGCGATCTGCCAGCCGGCGTCGTGCGCGAGACGGATGGTGCGAGCCAGCTCGTCCTCGGGCACCTGGAAATAGCCGCGGTTCTGCGACTCGCCGACAGCCGAGCCAGCGCCCGCGGCAGCACCGGCAGCTGAGCCACCGCCCGAGGCAGCACCGGCAGCTGAGTCGGCACCGGCGAACGGCTCGTGCATCGCGCAGGTCCGCCCCACCAGCGACCCATCCGCGAAGAGCTTCATCGGCCCGACCCGCAGCCAGTCGTCGCCCAGACCGGTGCGCAGGCCCAGGTCCAGGCCGAAACCGGCGCCGTCAGGCAAGTCGTGCAGCACGCTCGCGGCCACCATCACCGTGCTCCGCACGCGCAGCACCCCACGCGAGCGCGCCAGCTGGTACGCCGCCAGCTCGGCCGGCGTCTCGCCGACCAGGCCGCCGCCGATTCCGGCCTCCTGCACGCTGGTGATGCCCTCGGACAGGTACTGCTGCCCCGCCCGGTCCAGGCCGCGGACCACGGACTCCACCGGCGTCGGATAGGTCAGCAGGCGCAGCAGCAGCTGGGCCTGCTCGCGCAGCAGCCCGGTCGGCGAGCCGGCGGGGTCCAGCACCACGTCGCCGCCCACCGGCACGTTCGCCAGGTCCAGCTGGTCGAGCACGGCCGAGTTGACCACGGTCATGTGCCCGGACGTGTGCTTGAGCCGGACCAGCATGCCGGGCGCGGCGCGGTCGAGGCCGTGCCGGTTGGGATGCCCGCCGGCCAGCTTGTTCTGGTCGTAGCCGCTGCCGATCACCCAGCTCCCGGCGGGCAGCCCGGCGGCCCGGCGCGCGACGGCGTCGTAGACCTCCTCGACGCTCCGGCAGTCGCTCAGCGGCACGTCGTCCAGGCCCATGCCGAACCAGGCCATGTGGTTGTGCGCGTCGTGGAAGCCGGGCACCACGTATGCGCCGCCGAGGTCGACCCG includes the following:
- a CDS encoding amidohydrolase — translated: MRVDAVYENAHLITGESALAVLNGRVVALGEDAEGLSARRRVDLGGAYVVPGFHDAHNHMAWFGMGLDDVPLSDCRSVEEVYDAVARRAAGLPAGSWVIGSGYDQNKLAGGHPNRHGLDRAAPGMLVRLKHTSGHMTVVNSAVLDQLDLANVPVGGDVVLDPAGSPTGLLREQAQLLLRLLTYPTPVESVVRGLDRAGQQYLSEGITSVQEAGIGGGLVGETPAELAAYQLARSRGVLRVRSTVMVAASVLHDLPDGAGFGLDLGLRTGLGDDWLRVGPMKLFADGSLVGRTCAMHEPFAGADSAAGAASGGGSAAGAAAGAGSAVGESQNRGYFQVPEDELARTIRLAHDAGWQIATHAIGDRAVTVVLDAYEAALAASPRADHRHRIEHCAVLQPAELTRLASLGLIASPQGRFVNELGDGMRAALGEHRVPWCYRLRSVLDAGVVLPASSDRPVVNGAPLLGLADMVRRRTSSGAPFSPEEAITPAEALRAYTYGSAYATFAEDRLGTLEPGKLADFAVLSGNPLDESGMDDLRVLATAIDGELRYEAS